The following proteins come from a genomic window of Acidobacteriota bacterium:
- a CDS encoding PQQ-binding-like beta-propeller repeat protein: MKSITTLSILGLAVVVSLGTTALAESPWNQFRGPAGDGLSAEKGLLESWPADGPPELWRLDLGPAFSGITAAGDHLFTMTSDADGEYAVSLDLATGREVWRTRVGGQFEESFGNGPRSTPAIDGDRVFVLVSRGDLHALGRKDGAVQWSVDFKEAFGVEIPRRGFSGSIVLADDLLILQPGGPGGRSLAGVDKTSGEVRWTTGEDATGYSTPLLVGAGKERRAIVLSPTHALAVTPAGKVLWRHEFGPDIGVKPAIPVQVAPDQFFFSASYDLGGLLLREIGEGAERRVEEVWTSRAMRNHFNASVEIDGFLYGFDNATLKCLKVADASTAWAKRGGLGKGSLIYADGRLIVLTETGELRLVAADPEAYRELGRVQALSGRSWTSPTLYRGHLIVRNVAEIVAYDLRQASGGES; encoded by the coding sequence ATGAAGTCGATCACCACCCTCTCGATACTCGGCCTCGCCGTGGTCGTGTCACTCGGTACCACCGCCCTGGCGGAAAGCCCTTGGAACCAGTTCCGCGGCCCTGCCGGCGACGGTCTTTCGGCCGAGAAAGGCCTGCTCGAGAGCTGGCCCGCGGACGGCCCTCCGGAGCTCTGGCGCCTCGATCTCGGCCCCGCCTTCTCCGGCATCACGGCCGCCGGCGACCACCTCTTCACGATGACCTCCGATGCCGACGGCGAGTACGCCGTCAGCCTCGACCTCGCCACCGGACGGGAGGTCTGGAGAACCCGCGTCGGCGGCCAGTTCGAGGAATCCTTCGGCAACGGCCCGCGCAGCACGCCGGCGATCGACGGAGATCGCGTCTTCGTGCTCGTCTCCCGCGGCGACCTCCATGCCCTGGGGCGCAAGGACGGCGCTGTTCAGTGGAGTGTCGACTTCAAAGAGGCCTTCGGAGTGGAGATTCCGCGGCGCGGCTTCTCCGGCTCGATCGTCCTGGCGGACGACCTCCTGATCCTCCAGCCCGGAGGCCCCGGCGGCCGCTCCCTGGCCGGCGTCGACAAGACCAGCGGCGAGGTCCGCTGGACCACCGGCGAGGACGCCACCGGCTACTCCACGCCGCTACTCGTCGGCGCGGGCAAGGAACGGCGCGCCATCGTTCTCAGCCCGACCCATGCGCTGGCCGTGACCCCGGCGGGAAAGGTCCTCTGGAGGCACGAGTTCGGCCCGGACATCGGCGTCAAGCCGGCGATTCCGGTGCAGGTGGCGCCAGATCAATTCTTCTTTTCGGCCTCTTACGACCTCGGTGGTCTCCTCCTGCGGGAGATCGGTGAGGGCGCCGAGCGCCGGGTCGAGGAAGTCTGGACCAGTCGCGCCATGCGCAACCACTTCAACGCCTCGGTCGAGATCGACGGCTTCCTCTACGGCTTCGACAACGCCACCCTGAAGTGCCTGAAGGTCGCCGACGCTTCCACCGCCTGGGCCAAGCGGGGCGGCCTCGGCAAGGGATCCTTGATCTATGCCGACGGCCGGCTGATCGTGCTCACCGAGACCGGCGAGCTGCGGCTGGTCGCGGCCGACCCCGAGGCCTACCGCGAGCTCGGCCGAGTGCAGGCCCTTTCCGGTCGCAGTTGGACCTCGCCGACCCTCTACCGCGGACATCTGATCGTCCGCAACGTCGCCGAGATCGTCGCCTACGACCTACGGCAGGCGTCCGGAGGTGAATCGTGA
- a CDS encoding DUF3187 family protein, whose product MARLPFFAVVLFSLVVLPLPAASQEPSPYLIDTGPLRIRDQFPLSMGYLAFDPVSAVVLDRGEWQIDVVTTLTNTWAQSDVVEGFLEDRDGRLPLTRADLTRLDGLDPNQGLVFVDAELVRSALAVRRGFGDGVQLELVLPVLNYSGGFLDSTIEGFHDSFSFSQAGRLGVERDDFRAFVSHPGGTYELDGDPGARFGDLVVGAKFRLFEPNGERRYHLALETVLELPTGSASQLGSNGAVDGGAQLLFTRYFEHACLHLSAGVLYLGAWDELSIGEQVMPSAMVAWEQGLGPKTSALAQLTVGFSPLDDLEIDELSGTTLQLTVGVKRVVFADKVLFLGITENLLRFDSTSDVGAHFGITTTF is encoded by the coding sequence ATGGCACGTCTCCCTTTCTTCGCCGTAGTCCTCTTCTCGCTGGTGGTCCTGCCGCTCCCGGCGGCTTCCCAAGAGCCGTCGCCCTATCTCATCGATACAGGACCGCTGAGAATTCGTGACCAGTTTCCTCTTTCGATGGGCTATCTGGCCTTCGATCCGGTGAGTGCCGTCGTGCTCGACCGGGGAGAGTGGCAGATCGACGTCGTCACGACGCTGACCAACACCTGGGCGCAGTCGGACGTAGTCGAGGGCTTTCTCGAAGACCGGGACGGGCGACTGCCCCTGACTCGAGCCGACCTGACACGTCTCGATGGCCTCGATCCCAATCAGGGGTTGGTCTTCGTCGATGCCGAGCTGGTGCGTTCGGCGCTGGCCGTTCGCCGCGGCTTCGGGGATGGCGTTCAACTCGAGCTGGTGCTGCCGGTGCTCAACTACTCGGGAGGATTTCTCGATTCCACCATCGAGGGTTTCCACGACTCCTTCAGCTTTTCGCAGGCCGGTCGGTTGGGTGTCGAGCGAGACGATTTCCGCGCCTTCGTGTCCCATCCGGGAGGAACCTACGAGCTCGATGGAGATCCCGGAGCGCGCTTCGGTGATCTCGTGGTCGGGGCCAAGTTCCGGCTCTTCGAGCCCAACGGTGAGCGGCGATACCATCTCGCCCTCGAAACCGTGCTGGAGCTGCCCACCGGTTCCGCGAGCCAGCTGGGCTCCAACGGCGCCGTCGATGGCGGCGCTCAGCTTCTGTTCACCCGCTACTTCGAACATGCCTGCCTTCACCTGTCGGCGGGAGTGCTCTATCTCGGCGCTTGGGACGAGCTGTCGATCGGGGAGCAGGTGATGCCTTCGGCGATGGTGGCTTGGGAGCAGGGGCTGGGACCCAAGACCTCGGCCTTGGCCCAGCTGACGGTCGGCTTCAGCCCTCTCGACGACCTCGAGATCGACGAGCTCTCGGGCACCACCCTTCAGCTCACGGTTGGAGTGAAGCGGGTGGTGTTCGCCGACAAAGTGCTGTTCCTGGGGATCACTGAGAATCTCCTGCGCTTCGACAGTACGTCCGATGTCGGAGCCCATTTCGGCATCACGACGACCTTCTGA
- a CDS encoding methylamine utilization protein, whose amino-acid sequence MIRRFGACHALILLAAVLAPASVASAAVLSGQVQLVTRSGRPITTSGDVVVIYQPDQGLENLQPLELEIETRKKKFTPRVTVLPVGSSVRFPNRDPILHNVFSVSKGNAFDLGLYRAGAGETAVFETAGLVRVYCNVHQEMVAYVWVVETPHTTIADGKGQFRLEGLPDGPGTLTVWHERSDVKVVELAAPRALREPLRLRAYRPRVPKHLNKFGRSYGRSRRDRY is encoded by the coding sequence TTGATCCGACGTTTCGGGGCCTGCCATGCCCTGATCCTGCTGGCCGCGGTGCTGGCGCCGGCCTCGGTGGCTTCGGCCGCGGTGCTGTCGGGACAGGTGCAGCTCGTCACTCGCAGCGGTCGACCGATCACGACCAGCGGTGACGTGGTGGTGATCTATCAGCCAGACCAAGGGCTGGAGAATCTGCAGCCCCTCGAGCTCGAGATCGAAACCCGCAAAAAGAAGTTCACCCCGCGGGTCACGGTGCTGCCGGTCGGCAGCTCGGTGCGATTCCCGAATCGCGATCCCATCCTGCACAACGTCTTTTCGGTGTCGAAGGGCAATGCCTTCGACCTCGGTCTCTACCGCGCCGGTGCCGGCGAGACGGCGGTCTTCGAAACGGCCGGTCTGGTGAGGGTCTACTGCAACGTTCACCAGGAGATGGTGGCCTACGTCTGGGTGGTCGAGACGCCGCACACCACGATCGCCGACGGCAAGGGGCAGTTTCGTCTCGAAGGTCTCCCGGACGGCCCTGGAACCTTGACCGTCTGGCATGAACGAAGCGACGTCAAGGTGGTTGAGCTGGCCGCGCCGCGAGCGCTTCGGGAACCGCTGCGCCTGCGGGCCTATCGACCGCGGGTGCCGAAACACCTCAACAAGTTCGGGAGATCCTACGGGCGTTCGCGACGTGACCGCTACTAA